A region of Helicobacteraceae bacterium DNA encodes the following proteins:
- the mraY gene encoding phospho-N-acetylmuramoyl-pentapeptide-transferase — translation MLYFLSEQLPFNLFSYITVRSGAAFCMAFALALWFFPRFIIWAKRQGATQPILSHVPAGHRSKQNTPTMGGAVFTVCALIATLLSVNLSNLYAWGGMLTVALFSSIGVIDDIRKIYHKQNDKGLSVKPKFFLQILAAAIISALLLFATNLNTLLYLPFIKEPIADLGVYMALFWALVFVSASNAVNITDGLDGLAAAPSIFAIATLTVFVYISGHAQMSQSLLLPTISGAGEITVIASAMLGALLGFLWFNANPAEVFMGDSGSLAIGAFIAYMAIVSKTEALLLLICFIFVVETISVILQVGSYKLRRRRVFLMAPLHHHFELMRWAENKIIVRFWIIALLSNVLALITIKIR, via the coding sequence ATGCTTTACTTCCTTTCGGAGCAACTTCCCTTCAATCTTTTTTCATATATTACGGTTCGATCGGGCGCGGCTTTTTGTATGGCTTTCGCGCTCGCGCTCTGGTTTTTTCCGCGTTTTATCATCTGGGCGAAGCGTCAAGGCGCGACGCAGCCGATACTCTCTCACGTTCCCGCGGGGCATAGAAGCAAGCAGAACACGCCGACGATGGGCGGCGCGGTTTTTACCGTCTGCGCCCTGATCGCCACGTTGCTTAGCGTTAATTTAAGCAACCTCTACGCGTGGGGGGGGATGTTGACCGTCGCGCTATTTAGCTCTATCGGCGTGATCGACGATATTAGAAAAATCTACCACAAACAGAACGACAAAGGGCTATCCGTCAAGCCGAAATTTTTTTTACAGATTCTAGCCGCCGCGATTATATCGGCTCTGCTCCTGTTTGCCACAAACCTAAACACGCTGTTGTATCTGCCGTTTATCAAAGAGCCGATCGCCGATCTAGGCGTATATATGGCTCTGTTCTGGGCGCTGGTTTTCGTAAGCGCCAGCAACGCGGTTAATATCACCGACGGGCTTGACGGGCTTGCCGCCGCGCCTAGCATATTCGCGATCGCCACCCTAACCGTATTTGTTTATATATCGGGACACGCGCAGATGAGCCAGTCGCTTTTGCTGCCAACCATATCGGGCGCGGGAGAGATAACGGTGATCGCCTCCGCCATGCTCGGCGCGCTTTTGGGCTTTTTGTGGTTCAACGCCAATCCCGCCGAAGTGTTTATGGGCGATAGCGGAAGCCTCGCCATCGGCGCGTTTATCGCCTACATGGCGATCGTCTCAAAAACCGAAGCGCTACTTTTGTTGATCTGTTTTATTTTCGTAGTGGAAACCATATCGGTTATCCTGCAGGTGGGCAGTTACAAGCTAAGACGGCGCAGGGTTTTTCTGATGGCGCCGCTACACCACCACTTCGAGCTGATGCGCTGGGCTGAAAACAAAATTATCGTGCGTTTTTGGATTATCGCGCTATTGTCGAACGTGCTGGCGCTAATTACGATCAAAATCAGGTAA
- the murD gene encoding UDP-N-acetylmuramoyl-L-alanine--D-glutamate ligase yields the protein MRMTLFGYGKTAAAIAERFGECDIFDDKFKQEESFGTNRLLPMDRFDPDQSTMEIVSPGIPPNHPQIRRAKNLISEYDLFAECSPFSIWISGANGKTTTTEMIGRLLKNRGAITGGNIGSPLAALDMQAAIWALETSSFTLHYTTRARPNIYALLPITPDHIAWHGGFEAYEAAKLKPLERLCEGELAIIPAKYRDIPTKAFACYYETNEDIAEFFDLDATRIKFKGCFLQDALVALAISKALFDESDYDLLNGFVLDPHKIEEFKDRRGRLWIDDSKATNLDATLQALDIYKDRRIHLILGGDDKGADLTALFERLKELDATIYAIGSNRDLLMKMASDRGIDAVLCGFLDIAVAKIDEKLGDLALGLLSPAAASLDQFSGYKERGEKFKSLVNAL from the coding sequence ATGCGAATGACGCTTTTTGGCTACGGCAAAACCGCGGCGGCGATCGCCGAGCGATTTGGCGAATGCGATATTTTCGACGATAAGTTTAAGCAAGAGGAGTCCTTCGGGACGAACAGGCTTTTGCCGATGGATAGATTCGATCCCGATCAATCGACAATGGAGATCGTCTCGCCGGGCATACCGCCAAACCACCCGCAAATACGAAGGGCGAAAAACCTTATCAGCGAATACGATCTCTTCGCCGAATGCTCGCCCTTTTCGATCTGGATTAGCGGCGCGAACGGCAAAACGACGACGACGGAGATGATCGGGCGGCTGCTCAAAAACAGAGGCGCGATCACCGGCGGCAATATCGGATCGCCGCTCGCCGCGTTGGATATGCAAGCGGCAATCTGGGCGCTGGAAACGAGCAGTTTTACGCTCCACTATACGACGCGAGCGCGCCCGAATATCTACGCGCTTTTACCGATTACGCCCGATCATATCGCGTGGCACGGCGGCTTCGAGGCATACGAGGCGGCTAAGCTAAAACCGCTCGAACGGTTGTGCGAAGGGGAACTGGCGATTATCCCCGCGAAGTATAGGGATATACCTACGAAAGCGTTTGCCTGCTACTACGAGACCAACGAAGATATAGCGGAGTTTTTCGATCTCGACGCGACGCGGATTAAGTTTAAGGGCTGCTTTTTGCAAGACGCGCTTGTGGCGCTCGCAATATCTAAAGCGCTGTTTGACGAGAGCGACTACGATCTGCTAAACGGCTTTGTCCTCGATCCGCACAAGATCGAGGAGTTCAAAGACAGGCGCGGCAGACTCTGGATCGACGATTCCAAAGCGACAAACCTAGACGCTACTTTGCAGGCGTTGGATATATACAAAGATCGCCGCATTCATCTGATCTTGGGCGGCGACGATAAAGGCGCGGATTTAACGGCGTTGTTTGAGCGCCTAAAGGAGCTGGACGCGACAATCTACGCGATCGGCTCGAACCGCGATCTGCTTATGAAAATGGCGAGCGATCGCGGTATCGACGCGGTTTTATGCGGTTTTCTCGATATAGCGGTCGCGAAGATCGACGAGAAACTAGGCGATCTAGCGCTCGGACTGCTTTCGCCCGCCGCCGCGAGCTTGGATCAGTTTAGCGGATACAAAGAGCGCGGCGAAAAATTCAAATCCCTCGTAAACGCCTTATAG